A single region of the Lotus japonicus ecotype B-129 chromosome 4, LjGifu_v1.2 genome encodes:
- the LOC130711926 gene encoding stress-response A/B barrel domain-containing protein UP3-like, protein MQCLRLKPPLSFPVTFSPSKHLRRNHLPAWSSTRSPIKSMSTTVEHIVLFKVKDDTDPSKVTAMVNGLSSLISLDHVLHLTVGPILRNRSTSLTFTHMLHSRYNSKEDLDAYSAHPSHLGVVRGNVLPIIDDLMAVDWVAEDLRGDIVTPQGSAMRLTLLKLKENADSGKVLGVIREIPESFKQISQLSCGENFSPARAKGFSVASLAVFPGQGELEDVDSNGEVVSYHKDKVRDLLESVVVVDYVVPPPPAQSASL, encoded by the coding sequence ATGCAGTGTTTAAGACTGAAACCGCCGCTATCGTTTCCAGTCACATTCTCACCTTCCAAACACCTCCGACGAAATCACCTACCGGCGTGGTCCTCAACCCGATCTCCGATCAAGAGCATGTCAACCACCGTGGAGCACATCGTCCTCTTCAAGGTCAAAGACGACACCGACCCCTCCAAGGTCACCGCCATGGTCAACGGCCTCAGCTCCCTCATCTCCCTAGACCACGTCCTCCACCTCACGGTGGGCCCAATCCTCCGCAACCGCTCCACCTCCTTGACCTTCACCCACATGCTCCACAGCCGCTATAACTCCAAGGAAGATCTCGACGCCTACTCCGCTCACCCCAGCCACCTCGGCGTCGTCAGGGGGAATGTCCTCCCCATCATCGACGACCTCATGGCCGTCGATTGGGTCGCCGAAGATCTCCGCGGCGATATCGTCACGCCGCAGGGGTCGGCGATGCGACTTACCTTGTTGAAATTGAAGGAGAATGCGGATAGCGGTAAGGTTCTGGGGGTTATCAGAGAAATTCCGGAGAGCTTCAAGCAGATTAGTCAGCTGAGCTGCGGCGAGAATTTCTCCCCGGCGAGAGCTAAGGGCTTCTCGGTTGCTTCCCTGGCGGTTTTTCCTGGACAGGGGGAGTTGGAGGATGTGGATTCGAATGGGGAGGTGGTGAGTTATCATAAGGATAAGGTTAGGGATCTGCTAGAGAGTGTGGTTGTGGTTGATTATGTGGTGCCGCCGCCGCCTGCTCAGTCTGCTAGCCTTTGA
- the LOC130713273 gene encoding stress-response A/B barrel domain-containing protein DABB1-like, with translation MSIIEHVVVFRVKPDAAPSEVDSMVERVNSLVSLEEPLHLSMGSIARVQSSPTSSFNFTHILHIRFSSKEDLNAYAVHPTHVAAVKANSPIVADTMALDWVAAEEEAQGGALVPPPGSAVRVTFFKLKEGLGDEVTDEVMRVIKGLQGELKLKQSTIQFTSGENFSPGRAKGFSFASLAVFPGLAELEVVDSDGEVGKYHENDKIKDHLDCVLVLDFVVPSPKVE, from the coding sequence ATGTCAATAATTGAGCATGTGGTGGTTTTCAGGGTGAAACCCGACGCTGCACCATCGGAGGTTGATTCCATGGTGGAGCGAGTCAACTCCTTGGTTTCACTGGAAGAACCCCTTCACCTTTCAATGGGTTCAATCGCTCGAGTTCAATCCTCGCCCACCTCCTCCTTCAATTTCACCCACATCCTCCATATCCGATTCAGCTCCAAGGAAGATCTTAACGCCTACGCGGTGCACCCCACCCACGTGGCAGCCGTCAAGGCCAACTCGCCCATTGTCGCCGACACCATGGCGCTTGACTGGGTCGCCGCCGAGGAGGAGGCTCAGGGTGGTGCTCTGGTTCCGCCGCCGGGGTCTGCCGTGAGAGTCACGTTCTTCAAGCTGAAGGAGGGTCTGGGAGATGAAGTTACAGATGAGGTCATGCGGGTTATAAAGGGACTTCAAGGTGAGTTGAAGTTGAAACAGAGTACCATTCAGTTCACTAGTGGGGAAAATTTCTCTCCTGGTAGAGCCAAAGGGTTCTCTTTTGCTTCACTTGCTGTTTTTCCTGGTTTAGCTGAATTGGAGGTAGTAGAttctgatggggaagtagggaAATATCATGAGAATGATAAGATTAAGGACCATCTGGATTGTGTGTTGGTCCTTGATTTTGTGGTACCATCACCCAAAGTGGAGTAG
- the LOC130715146 gene encoding protein ELF4-LIKE 3-like, whose product MEGDTFSGGLGNGSTQVVDGKILQTFQKSFVQVQNILDQNRVLINEINQNHESKVPDNLSRNVGLIRELNNNIRRVVDLYADLSSSFTKSMDASSEGDSTGAVRSDGKAGHKRLRPA is encoded by the coding sequence ATGGAGGGTGACACATTCTCTGGTGGTCTTGGCAATGGTAGTACCCAGGTTGTTGATGGCAAGATCTTGCAGACATTTCAGAAAAGCTTTGTTCAAGTCCAGAACATCTTGGATCAGAACCGGGTACTCATCAATGAGATAAACCAGAATCATGAGTCTAAAGTCCCTGACAATCTCAGTAGAAATGTTGGACTTATTAGGGAGCTCAATAACAACATCAGAAGAGTGGTTGACCTTTATGCGGATCTTTCAAGTTCCTTTACCAAATCCATGGATGCTTCTTCTGAGGGAGATTCCACTGGTGCTGTGAGATCAGATGGGAAAGCTGGCCACAAACGACTCAGGCCTGCTTAG